A portion of the Oscillospiraceae bacterium genome contains these proteins:
- a CDS encoding sigma-70 family RNA polymerase sigma factor, with protein MKQTNERLCALAQKGDAAALDSLIDNNKSFIGKVANELFRSMNLAQAGLNLDTDDLKQAGNLGLWKTVPKFDAARGMKFLTYAAPAIRNAMMDMVRDAFAIFEQRVQTEDKDGICYQRVSLDEVLPGEEQLRRIEAIADPYAMQPQSIMEEQESRRELYDGLKRLTQREQTYLLYRYGFTDGEEHPLIGTAIYFHLTKGRAKKTEEQAMDNLWLELPWWFT; from the coding sequence ATGAAGCAGACGAATGAACGGCTTTGTGCGCTGGCGCAGAAAGGCGATGCTGCCGCGCTGGACAGCCTGATCGACAACAACAAGTCCTTTATTGGCAAGGTGGCGAACGAACTTTTCCGCAGCATGAATCTGGCACAGGCTGGCTTGAACCTTGACACGGACGATTTGAAACAGGCGGGCAATCTGGGCTTGTGGAAGACCGTGCCGAAGTTCGATGCAGCGCGCGGCATGAAGTTCCTGACCTACGCGGCTCCTGCCATCCGCAACGCCATGATGGACATGGTGCGAGATGCCTTTGCTATCTTTGAACAGCGGGTGCAGACGGAGGATAAGGACGGCATCTGTTACCAGCGTGTTTCGCTGGACGAGGTTCTGCCGGGAGAGGAACAACTGCGGCGCATCGAAGCCATAGCCGACCCCTACGCCATGCAGCCGCAGAGTATTATGGAAGAGCAGGAATCGCGCCGGGAACTGTACGATGGCCTGAAACGGCTGACCCAGCGAGAGCAGACCTACCTGCTGTACCGCTATGGCTTCACCGATGGTGAGGAACATCCTTTGATCGGTACGGCGATATACTTCCACCTGACAAAAGGCCGCGCCAAAAAGACCGAGGAACAGGCCATGGATAACTTGTGGCTGGAACTGCCGTGGTGGTTTACATGA
- a CDS encoding type II toxin-antitoxin system RelB/DinJ family antitoxin, which translates to MEKTMTLNLRVNPTVKQQAEDVLKQLGIPMATAIDMYLRQITLTGGIPFSLSLPKAPAELNADTMTDDQLHAALQVGIKEIQNGDTVDAASAFAQFREQHR; encoded by the coding sequence ATGGAAAAAACGATGACACTCAATCTCCGTGTCAACCCTACCGTCAAGCAGCAAGCCGAAGATGTGCTGAAGCAACTCGGTATCCCGATGGCAACAGCCATTGATATGTACCTGCGCCAGATTACCCTGACTGGCGGCATTCCGTTCTCGCTGTCCCTGCCGAAGGCTCCGGCTGAGCTGAACGCTGACACTATGACCGATGACCAGCTCCATGCAGCCTTGCAGGTGGGCATCAAAGAAATACAGAACGGTGACACCGTGGATGCCGCAAGCGCATTCGCCCAGTTCAGGGAACAGCACAGATGA
- a CDS encoding type II toxin-antitoxin system RelE/ParE family toxin has translation MKQYDVKISRMALSDMEQIYSYIADRLLESDTAMRQYDRIAEAIQSLNILPERCALVESEPERTQGLRQMLVDNYSVFYIVGEDAVSVARVLYSASDLVRRLRRMK, from the coding sequence ATGAAACAGTATGATGTGAAAATTTCCCGGATGGCACTCAGCGATATGGAGCAGATCTACAGCTACATTGCCGACCGTCTGCTGGAATCTGACACCGCAATGCGACAGTATGACCGCATTGCAGAAGCAATCCAGTCGCTGAACATCCTGCCGGAACGCTGTGCGCTGGTGGAAAGTGAACCGGAACGCACCCAAGGGCTGCGGCAGATGCTGGTGGACAACTACTCGGTGTTCTACATCGTGGGCGAGGATGCGGTGTCAGTGGCGCGTGTGCTGTACAGTGCATCCGACCTTGTGCGCCGCCTGCGGAGAATGAAGTGA
- a CDS encoding recombinase family protein: MTAVIYARYSSDNQREESIEGQIRECTAYAEKNGITVVKHYIDRALSAKTDNRPDFQQMIKDSEKRLFDIVLVWKLDRFARNRYDSAHYEYQLERNHVKLVSATEPISDSPAGIMVKSMLTGMAEYYSAELSEKVVRGMTENVLKGKYNGGTIPIGFKVDEEKFFQVDPLKAPFVVEAFQRYNDGATMKELMNWLNDSGVTTNRNQKFTYNSVQKLLTNKRYIGENHFKDIVMPDSIPAIVDKDLFEEVQLKIKKNSRAPARHKAEDDYLLTTKLFCGMCGAMMFGECGTSRNKTVHHYYKCANAKRTKTCKKKTVRKEWLEDLVVAETMKLIQDDAVIDAIVAEVMELQDQENTTLPLLEKQMREVENGIENMLNAIQAGVLTNSTKLRLEKLEEQQKELEVRIAEEKIAKPRLSENQIRFWLTRLRKLDTRVKSHRETLINTFVNAVYLYDEKVLITFNYKDGTKTITFDEIAAKDAPEGNGSDLGCFAPPRTPALL, encoded by the coding sequence ATGACCGCCGTAATCTACGCCCGCTATTCCAGCGACAACCAGCGCGAAGAATCCATCGAAGGCCAGATTCGGGAATGTACGGCTTATGCCGAAAAGAACGGCATCACTGTGGTCAAACACTACATTGACCGTGCCCTTTCCGCCAAAACCGATAACCGCCCGGACTTCCAGCAGATGATCAAGGACAGCGAGAAACGGTTGTTTGACATTGTGCTAGTCTGGAAGCTCGACCGCTTTGCCCGAAACCGCTATGATTCGGCCCACTATGAGTACCAGTTGGAACGAAATCATGTCAAGCTGGTATCTGCCACGGAGCCTATCTCTGACAGCCCTGCGGGTATCATGGTCAAGAGTATGCTCACCGGCATGGCTGAATACTACTCGGCAGAACTTTCTGAAAAAGTTGTGCGCGGCATGACCGAGAATGTTCTGAAGGGGAAGTACAACGGTGGCACGATTCCCATTGGTTTTAAGGTGGATGAGGAGAAGTTCTTTCAAGTCGACCCGCTGAAAGCTCCCTTTGTGGTAGAAGCCTTCCAGCGGTACAACGATGGCGCGACCATGAAAGAATTGATGAACTGGCTGAACGACAGTGGCGTGACCACCAACCGCAACCAGAAGTTCACCTACAACAGTGTTCAGAAGCTGTTGACGAACAAACGGTACATCGGAGAAAACCACTTCAAGGACATCGTAATGCCCGACAGCATCCCGGCCATCGTGGACAAGGACTTGTTTGAAGAAGTACAGCTGAAAATCAAGAAGAACAGCCGCGCTCCTGCCCGTCACAAGGCCGAGGATGATTATCTGCTCACCACCAAGCTGTTCTGCGGAATGTGCGGTGCGATGATGTTCGGGGAGTGTGGTACGAGCCGGAACAAGACGGTACACCATTATTATAAGTGCGCCAACGCCAAGCGCACCAAGACCTGCAAGAAAAAGACCGTCCGCAAGGAGTGGCTGGAAGATTTGGTCGTGGCGGAAACCATGAAGCTGATTCAGGACGATGCCGTGATTGATGCCATCGTTGCAGAAGTCATGGAGTTGCAGGATCAGGAAAACACCACGCTTCCTTTGCTGGAAAAGCAGATGCGCGAGGTGGAGAACGGCATCGAGAATATGCTGAATGCTATTCAAGCAGGTGTGCTGACCAACTCCACCAAATTGCGGCTGGAAAAGCTGGAAGAACAGCAGAAAGAACTTGAGGTTCGGATTGCCGAGGAGAAAATCGCAAAGCCCCGGCTGAGTGAGAATCAGATCCGTTTCTGGCTGACCCGGCTCCGCAAGCTGGACACGAGGGTAAAAAGTCACCGGGAAACGCTCATCAACACCTTCGTGAATGCTGTTTATCTCTATGATGAAAAAGTTTTGATTACGTTCAACTACAAAGACGGCACAAAAACCATTACTTTCGATGAGATCGCCGCCAAAGATGCCCCAGAGGGCAATGGTTCGGATTTGGGTTGCTTCGCTCCACCAAGAACTCCAGCGTTGTTATGA
- a CDS encoding phage scaffolding protein, which yields MKCEDVKNKIPGITEEQLNWLMQENSADINREKSAATALQTQLNNVNAQLKTAQEGLAKFDGKKKPEEYEAELAKLQADLKAQADGFAFNNAILGKKSHIARQQPCGSGDSGSTGLFLHLLVDQNAEFLHHVLQRTVNPLHFRDIHNTRGLYALDILLRLGKGCADLRTFFLGNIHDNHHFILKWVRANEKHPETYVSRCYFLVGAGGLREPRI from the coding sequence ATGAAATGCGAAGATGTGAAGAATAAGATCCCCGGCATCACCGAGGAGCAGCTGAACTGGCTCATGCAGGAGAACAGCGCGGACATCAACCGGGAGAAGTCTGCCGCCACCGCCCTGCAGACCCAGCTGAACAACGTGAATGCCCAGCTCAAGACCGCGCAGGAGGGCCTCGCCAAGTTCGACGGCAAGAAGAAGCCGGAAGAGTACGAGGCCGAGCTGGCAAAGCTGCAGGCCGACCTGAAGGCACAGGCCGACGGCTTTGCCTTTAACAACGCCATCCTCGGCAAGAAAAGCCACATAGCACGACAACAGCCCTGCGGTTCCGGTGATTCCGGTTCCACGGGGCTGTTTTTGCATTTATTGGTCGATCAGAATGCGGAGTTCCTGCACCACGTCCTGCAGCGCACGGTAAACCCGCTCCACTTCCGAGATATCCATAACACCCGCGGCCTGTATGCGCTTGATATCCTACTGCGCCTTGGCAAGGGCTGCGCAGATCTGCGTACGTTTTTCCTCGGAAATATTCATGATAATCACCATTTTATTTTAAAGTGGGTTCGAGCAAACGAAAAGCACCCGGAAACTTACGTTTCTAGGTGCTATTTCTTGGTGGGCGCGGGTGGATTACGCGAGCCGCGCATCTAA
- a CDS encoding phage minor capsid protein, whose amino-acid sequence MSTPFLNFSRIICTNFRQGHASGFWGAGLCGWNCCHAFFALFPELGDPPAWTRDQLEELNARNIEYNGKQYTRYEINRERSQQMYGDPETYLYMDPLKKN is encoded by the coding sequence TTGTCAACGCCTTTTTTGAATTTTTCCAGAATTATCTGTACAAATTTCCGGCAGGGTCATGCATCCGGATTTTGGGGCGCAGGGCTGTGCGGCTGGAACTGCTGTCACGCCTTTTTCGCGTTGTTCCCGGAGCTGGGCGACCCGCCTGCGTGGACGCGCGACCAGCTGGAAGAGCTGAACGCCCGGAACATCGAGTATAACGGCAAACAATACACCCGGTACGAGATCAACCGTGAAAGATCACAGCAAATGTACGGAGACCCGGAAACATACCTGTACATGGATCCCCTCAAAAAGAACTGA